A DNA window from Candidatus Vicinibacter affinis contains the following coding sequences:
- the gap gene encoding type I glyceraldehyde-3-phosphate dehydrogenase, producing MKKRIAINGFGRIGRLTYRALRNRPDVEVVAINDLTDNPTLAHLLKYDTAHRKLNAHIVAGENYIEVDGYKIQAFAIKDPLALPWKDLGIDIVLECTGIYLTAEAAGAHLKAGAKRVILSAPPKDDSIPTFVLGVNDHELTTEHTIISNASCTTNCFAPIVKILNETWGLQFANMNTIHAYTQDQRLQDAPHKDLRRARAAALNVIPTSTGANKAVSEVYPPIKGKLFGSSYRVPVITGSMIEVFCSFEKNTTADEINQKFKELAEGPLKGILEYTTDPLVSSDIIGNNHSAIFDSELTECKGNLGKIVAWYDNENGYSNRLADMCVKLATLI from the coding sequence ATGAAAAAAAGAATCGCAATTAATGGTTTCGGCCGCATAGGACGCCTGACTTACAGGGCATTAAGAAACCGTCCCGATGTAGAAGTGGTTGCTATAAATGACCTTACTGATAACCCCACCCTCGCCCATTTGCTTAAATACGATACCGCGCACAGGAAATTGAACGCCCACATCGTCGCGGGCGAAAATTACATCGAAGTTGATGGCTATAAAATACAGGCATTTGCTATCAAGGATCCGTTGGCGTTGCCCTGGAAAGATCTTGGGATTGATATAGTCCTGGAGTGTACAGGGATTTATCTGACGGCTGAAGCCGCCGGAGCTCATTTAAAAGCAGGTGCAAAAAGAGTTATTCTCTCTGCTCCTCCCAAGGATGATTCCATTCCAACTTTCGTTTTGGGTGTCAATGACCATGAACTCACCACTGAACACACCATTATTTCCAATGCATCCTGTACTACTAATTGTTTTGCACCCATCGTTAAAATTCTCAACGAAACCTGGGGATTGCAGTTTGCCAATATGAATACCATTCATGCTTATACCCAGGATCAAAGATTGCAGGATGCACCGCACAAAGACCTTAGAAGAGCCCGTGCTGCTGCACTCAATGTAATCCCAACCAGCACCGGCGCAAACAAGGCTGTTTCAGAAGTCTACCCTCCTATTAAGGGAAAACTTTTTGGCTCTTCCTACCGCGTCCCGGTGATCACGGGTTCTATGATCGAGGTGTTTTGCTCATTTGAAAAAAATACGACCGCTGATGAAATCAATCAGAAATTTAAAGAACTGGCTGAAGGTCCACTAAAAGGAATACTGGAATATACGACCGACCCATTGGTATCAAGCGACATCATCGGTAACAACCATTCTGCTATATTTGATTCAGAACTCACGGAATGCAAGGGCAATCTTGGGAAAATTGTGGCCTGGTACGACAATGAAAACGGTTACTCCAACCGGCTTGCAGATATGTGTGTAAAATTGGCAACCTTAATCTAA
- a CDS encoding phosphoglycerate kinase translates to MKDWNVEGRIVLLRVDFNVPIDAQGNITDDTRIVKSLTTINNLLDRKAKLVVMSHLGRPLKSLLPDGQLDKIKFSLAPVAGRLSELLNQKVMFATDCGGADTNTRLSALKDGQLLLLENTRFYKQEEKGDPIWAEELAKMGEYFLNDAFGAAHREHATTATIARFFDKNHKGFGLLMDAELQNAAKVIEHPKRPLTAIVGGAKVSDKIELISNLIDKCDHILIGGGMAYTFFAAQGYQVGNSICETDKLELAKELLEKAKAKSIQLLLPLDSIAAESFNNDARKLTTPDVNIPDGYMGLDIGPETIKLFNKTILESSTIIWNGPMGVFEMSSFETGTRNIAMTVAEATKKGAFSLIGGGDSVAAINKYGLDDEVSFVSTGGGAMLELLEGKVLPGVAAILQE, encoded by the coding sequence ATGAAGGACTGGAATGTAGAAGGAAGAATCGTATTACTTCGGGTAGATTTTAATGTTCCAATCGATGCTCAGGGCAATATCACTGATGATACGCGGATCGTAAAATCATTGACTACCATAAATAATCTTTTAGATCGTAAGGCAAAATTGGTGGTGATGTCCCATTTGGGTCGACCACTGAAATCTCTGCTCCCGGATGGTCAATTGGATAAAATCAAATTTTCATTGGCACCTGTTGCCGGGAGATTGAGTGAATTATTGAATCAAAAAGTAATGTTTGCCACAGATTGTGGAGGAGCAGATACCAATACAAGACTAAGTGCACTCAAAGACGGCCAATTGCTGTTACTGGAAAACACCCGATTCTACAAACAGGAAGAAAAAGGAGACCCGATTTGGGCAGAGGAGCTGGCTAAAATGGGGGAGTATTTCCTCAACGATGCTTTCGGTGCTGCTCATCGAGAACACGCCACCACCGCCACCATTGCACGCTTTTTTGACAAAAACCACAAAGGTTTCGGATTGCTCATGGATGCGGAGCTTCAAAATGCTGCCAAAGTCATTGAGCATCCAAAAAGACCACTTACTGCAATCGTTGGAGGAGCAAAAGTCTCTGATAAAATTGAACTTATTTCCAACCTCATTGACAAATGTGACCATATTTTGATTGGGGGAGGTATGGCTTATACTTTTTTTGCAGCACAGGGATATCAGGTAGGAAATTCTATTTGCGAAACCGATAAGTTGGAACTGGCCAAGGAATTACTCGAAAAGGCCAAGGCAAAGTCAATCCAGTTGTTACTTCCATTGGATTCGATCGCCGCAGAATCTTTTAACAATGACGCCAGGAAATTGACTACACCCGACGTCAACATTCCGGATGGATATATGGGCCTGGACATAGGACCTGAAACGATCAAACTATTCAATAAAACCATTCTTGAATCCAGCACAATAATTTGGAATGGCCCAATGGGCGTTTTTGAAATGTCCAGTTTTGAAACCGGGACTCGAAACATTGCCATGACCGTTGCGGAGGCGACCAAAAAAGGTGCGTTTTCACTTATTGGAGGAGGTGATTCCGTCGCAGCCATCAACAAATATGGACTTGATGACGAGGTTAGTTTTGTCTCCACCGGAGGCGGAGCGATGTTGGAATTATTGGAAGGCAAAGTATTGCCGGGGGTTGCTGCGATCCTGCAGGAATAA
- a CDS encoding GNAT family N-acetyltransferase, with the protein MEFEKIFTDRLILRKLAPEDYRFIFENFPKQKIQEELGLHSDEEFWKEKQKFEQGYSMHNRSLVHFQLIEKNSNKILGGAGFHNWNPAHFRAELGYHLHAEDSKRKGFMTEAVKPILEYGFQKMNLNRIEACTGPENVASLKILQKFGFKQEGYLRQHYHWKDQIFDSLIFSLLKTEYETQNSSA; encoded by the coding sequence ATGGAGTTTGAAAAAATTTTTACCGATCGTTTAATTCTTAGAAAACTGGCTCCGGAAGATTACCGATTTATTTTTGAAAATTTCCCAAAACAAAAAATACAAGAAGAACTGGGTCTACATTCAGATGAAGAATTTTGGAAGGAAAAGCAAAAATTTGAGCAAGGTTATTCCATGCACAATCGGAGTTTGGTACACTTTCAATTGATTGAAAAAAATTCAAATAAAATTCTCGGTGGTGCCGGATTTCACAATTGGAATCCTGCTCATTTCAGAGCTGAACTGGGATATCATTTGCATGCGGAAGATTCTAAGAGAAAAGGATTCATGACAGAAGCTGTCAAACCAATTTTAGAATATGGATTTCAAAAAATGAATTTAAACAGAATAGAAGCATGCACCGGTCCGGAAAATGTAGCTTCATTAAAAATTTTACAGAAATTCGGATTTAAGCAGGAGGGCTATTTGAGACAACATTATCACTGGAAGGATCAGATATTTGATTCTCTAATATTTTCATTACTCAAAACAGAATACGAGACACAAAATTCATCTGCATAA
- a CDS encoding gliding motility-associated C-terminal domain-containing protein, whose translation MRIIFTLSFLIFITVYINAQNLVSNPGFEKCDNCGQFGNFGVEFNFTNSSNNPVDWFGVTFGTSDIRQETPHTGRRHGGFYNFGKFEYLGNVLNEPLLAGAEYELSCFLGISGDSEFSTDEIGFYFQKGMPIYQQAGPLRQLTPQLVTPDQDFLPAGKYKEYKFRYIACGGEDHLVIGRFTDLSKGDTLFVGKKRSGSTIYCYTIVDDVVLSLINPIANLLPDKVEICPGGNQKIGIAAGAVGRQVLWSNGSTADSIEITTTDSLVWVEIKVRKDCPPIRDSIQVVQKEINSNLLADEISICKGRSQTIAVNPSGLNNPKWNNGNNTFSIEVSVPGWYVINAESECGQVSDSILVKEIAPLSQNQVYTKDTCFIAGLKLEAIANIENNYFWNNGARSKVIEIDSPGVYTVTVSNVCESVVDTVLVLDKLTADEIFQMPNTITPNGDQLNDHLKPVIDPKFESKINSFKFLVYNRWGHKMYESNNYREAWVPKNDDLMESYIYLIQASIRSCPGVINDKKVGTVSLIR comes from the coding sequence ATGAGAATTATTTTTACCTTGTCCTTTCTTATTTTCATTACAGTATATATTAACGCACAAAATCTGGTAAGCAATCCCGGATTTGAGAAATGCGACAATTGTGGTCAATTTGGCAATTTCGGAGTTGAATTTAATTTTACCAATAGCTCAAACAATCCTGTGGATTGGTTTGGTGTGACTTTTGGAACTTCAGACATCCGACAGGAGACTCCTCACACCGGCAGAAGGCATGGGGGATTTTATAATTTTGGCAAATTTGAATATCTGGGAAATGTATTGAACGAACCACTTCTAGCCGGTGCAGAATACGAATTGAGTTGTTTTCTAGGCATTTCTGGTGATTCTGAATTTTCTACAGATGAAATCGGTTTCTACTTTCAAAAAGGGATGCCCATTTATCAACAAGCCGGACCATTGAGACAACTTACACCACAGTTGGTCACTCCGGATCAGGATTTTCTACCGGCAGGCAAATACAAGGAGTATAAATTTCGCTACATTGCCTGTGGCGGGGAAGATCATCTGGTGATAGGAAGGTTTACAGATTTGTCAAAAGGAGACACGCTCTTTGTGGGCAAGAAAAGATCCGGAAGCACCATTTATTGTTACACCATTGTAGATGATGTGGTGCTCAGTCTAATCAATCCAATAGCCAATCTGTTGCCTGATAAAGTGGAAATTTGTCCAGGTGGCAACCAAAAGATCGGAATCGCTGCCGGTGCCGTTGGCCGTCAAGTTTTATGGAGCAACGGGAGCACAGCTGACAGTATTGAGATTACAACTACAGATTCATTGGTGTGGGTAGAAATTAAAGTCAGAAAAGATTGCCCTCCCATCAGAGACAGTATTCAGGTTGTTCAAAAGGAAATAAACAGTAACCTTTTGGCGGATGAAATATCCATCTGTAAGGGCAGATCTCAGACCATAGCTGTAAATCCTTCCGGCCTTAACAATCCTAAATGGAACAATGGAAACAATACATTCAGTATAGAGGTAAGTGTACCCGGATGGTATGTAATCAATGCAGAAAGTGAATGCGGCCAAGTCTCAGATTCCATTTTAGTAAAGGAAATTGCACCATTGAGTCAAAATCAGGTTTATACCAAAGATACCTGTTTTATTGCCGGTCTTAAACTTGAGGCAATTGCGAACATTGAAAATAATTATTTCTGGAACAATGGTGCTAGATCCAAGGTAATTGAAATAGACAGTCCCGGAGTGTACACGGTTACGGTGAGCAATGTGTGTGAATCTGTGGTGGATACTGTTTTGGTGTTGGACAAACTTACCGCAGATGAAATCTTTCAGATGCCCAATACCATCACTCCTAATGGAGATCAGTTGAACGATCATCTCAAGCCGGTTATAGATCCTAAATTTGAAAGTAAAATAAATTCTTTTAAATTTTTAGTGTACAATCGTTGGGGTCATAAAATGTATGAGTCCAATAATTACCGCGAGGCCTGGGTTCCTAAGAATGACGATCTGATGGAGAGTTACATCTATCTTATTCAGGCCAGTATCAGAAGTTGTCCGGGTGTTATTAATGATAAAAAAGTTGGAACGGTAAGCTTGATTCGTTGA
- a CDS encoding RidA family protein — translation MKNPNRGQLVEGKATPRGKFPHIRRAGDFLFVSGTSSRKPDNSFAGAEADEFGTTNLDIKVQTLAVIENIRDILKSENADLNDLVEITTFLVSMNDFKGYNEVYNSFFSYDGPTRTTVAVHQLPHPHLLIEIKAIAYKPL, via the coding sequence ATGAAAAATCCAAATCGTGGACAACTCGTTGAAGGCAAGGCTACACCGAGGGGAAAGTTTCCACACATCAGAAGAGCAGGCGATTTCCTTTTTGTGTCCGGTACCAGCAGCAGAAAACCCGACAACAGCTTTGCAGGCGCAGAGGCTGATGAATTTGGCACTACGAATCTGGACATCAAGGTACAAACGCTTGCAGTTATAGAAAACATCAGAGACATTCTGAAAAGTGAAAATGCCGATCTCAACGACCTAGTTGAAATTACCACTTTTTTAGTATCCATGAATGACTTTAAAGGATACAACGAAGTTTACAATTCATTCTTTTCCTACGATGGCCCCACCCGCACAACGGTGGCTGTCCATCAACTACCACATCCACATTTACTCATCGAAATCAAGGCAATTGCCTACAAACCTTTATGA
- a CDS encoding amidohydrolase has product MPEHLPPWAEKFGYGGFVKMEHHAPCRAKMMIDNNFFREVQSNCWDASARLPDMDQAGIQLQVLSTIPVLFSYWAKPSDTFDISRFLNDHIADVVRRYPDRFIGLGTLPMQDPALAIKEMDRCVHELGLAGIEIGSHINDWNLNDTALLEFYEAAEEMDACLFVHPWDMVGKEKMPRYWLPWLVGMPAETSLAICSMIFGGIFEKFPKLRVAFAHGGGAFPGSYGRIKHGYEVRPDLLAIDNPHHPDKYLGKFWVDSLVHDEDMLMKLISLFGIDKVSLGSDYPFPLGELNPGKLIADSGLNLDEKSWLNYRAAEAWLGAAENMSAY; this is encoded by the coding sequence ATGCCTGAACACCTCCCTCCCTGGGCGGAAAAATTTGGTTACGGTGGTTTCGTAAAAATGGAGCACCATGCACCCTGTAGGGCTAAAATGATGATTGACAATAATTTTTTTCGGGAAGTACAAAGCAATTGTTGGGATGCATCCGCCAGATTACCCGATATGGATCAAGCAGGAATTCAACTTCAAGTACTCAGTACCATTCCGGTACTTTTTTCTTATTGGGCAAAACCTTCAGACACCTTTGATATCTCCCGATTTTTAAATGATCACATTGCGGATGTGGTCCGGCGGTACCCGGATCGTTTCATTGGTCTTGGCACATTGCCCATGCAAGATCCTGCATTGGCCATCAAAGAAATGGACAGGTGCGTTCACGAACTTGGTTTAGCAGGAATTGAAATCGGTTCACACATCAATGACTGGAATCTCAATGATACTGCCCTCTTGGAATTTTATGAGGCAGCAGAAGAAATGGACGCTTGCCTGTTTGTTCATCCCTGGGATATGGTAGGTAAGGAGAAAATGCCACGGTACTGGTTACCCTGGCTAGTAGGTATGCCGGCAGAAACCTCTCTTGCGATATGCAGTATGATTTTTGGTGGAATTTTTGAGAAATTCCCAAAATTAAGAGTTGCCTTCGCACATGGTGGAGGAGCATTCCCGGGTTCCTACGGAAGAATCAAACATGGTTATGAGGTAAGACCGGATTTGCTGGCCATTGACAATCCTCATCACCCTGACAAATATCTTGGTAAATTTTGGGTAGATTCATTGGTTCATGATGAGGATATGCTCATGAAGTTAATCAGTCTGTTTGGAATCGATAAAGTATCATTGGGTTCTGACTACCCATTTCCTTTAGGAGAGTTAAATCCTGGAAAACTTATTGCAGACTCTGGACTGAATCTGGATGAAAAATCCTGGCTGAATTATCGTGCCGCAGAAGCATGGCTGGGCGCTGCTGAAAACATGAGCGCTTATTGA
- a CDS encoding HD domain-containing protein, with protein sequence MKSIKKLKAFVLDFLSRELPENLTYHGVHHTLHVMEVCEQHIKRMKIKGKDAWLLRTAALIHDVGIAKTYSDHEAESFKFAEKHLPEWGYGKEELMAIKGMIMATQIPQKPQSILEKILCDADLDYVGTNKFYEIGDTLFKEFMAYKVIKNEEEWDRLQVNFLSKHHYHTEYSKKHREPVKMAFVQEILDKWGWKMPA encoded by the coding sequence ATGAAGAGTATAAAAAAACTAAAGGCATTTGTTCTTGATTTCTTAAGTCGTGAGCTTCCGGAAAATCTGACCTACCATGGCGTCCATCATACCTTGCATGTAATGGAAGTCTGTGAGCAACATATCAAGCGGATGAAGATAAAAGGTAAGGATGCCTGGTTGCTTCGGACTGCTGCTTTGATTCATGATGTGGGTATTGCCAAAACATATAGTGATCATGAAGCGGAATCATTTAAATTTGCTGAAAAGCATTTGCCTGAATGGGGTTATGGTAAAGAAGAACTGATGGCAATAAAAGGAATGATCATGGCCACCCAGATTCCACAAAAACCTCAATCAATACTCGAAAAAATTCTTTGTGATGCCGACCTGGATTATGTTGGAACAAATAAATTTTATGAAATAGGAGATACACTTTTTAAAGAATTTATGGCCTATAAAGTGATTAAAAATGAAGAGGAATGGGATCGTCTCCAGGTTAACTTTTTAAGCAAACATCATTATCATACAGAGTATTCAAAAAAACACAGGGAACCCGTAAAAATGGCATTTGTACAGGAAATATTAGACAAATGGGGATGGAAAATGCCTGCTTAG